The Chlorobaculum sp. MV4-Y genome contains the following window.
CCTGTATCGAAGCGGGAAGGATAATGTCCACTCTCGATCCGAGCTTGATCATGCCGAACCGCTCGCCGGAGGCCACCTCTTGACCAGCTTCAAGATCGCAGACGATCCTGCGGGCAACGAAGCCCGAAACCTGCGAGAACCAGATGAATCCGGCGGCAGTGTCGAGCGTGATCTCCATGCGCTCGTTGTCCGACATGCTGCGATGGTCGAACGCCATCAGAAAATTACCTTCACGGTAGCGCAGATCGCGCACCCGGCCATCGACGGGAATCCGGTTCACGTGGACGTTGAAAGGGGACATGAAGATGCTGATGAGGGTTGATCCCGGTCCGGTGGTCGGATGATCGACCGTTTGTTTCAGCACGATTTTGCCGTCGGCGGGCGCGACGATCAGACCTTTTCCGTCAGGGATTTCACGTTCGGGGTCGCGATAGAAATAGAGCGTGAAGAGGAGGAACAGGAGCGCGGTGGCTGAAAGAATTGCGTTTCCAGGCTGCGGCAGGAAGATGCCGAAGATGATGACGATGATGCAGAAAATGGCGGTTTTGACGACGCTGCCGGTTCCGTATGGTGCGATGCGCA
Protein-coding sequences here:
- a CDS encoding phosphatidylserine decarboxylase, giving the protein MRIAPYGTGSVVKTAIFCIIVIIFGIFLPQPGNAILSATALLFLLFTLYFYRDPEREIPDGKGLIVAPADGKIVLKQTVDHPTTGPGSTLISIFMSPFNVHVNRIPVDGRVRDLRYREGNFLMAFDHRSMSDNERMEITLDTAAGFIWFSQVSGFVARRIVCDLEAGQEVASGERFGMIKLGSRVDIILPASIQVTATEGMTTTAGETVLGQTGGF